Proteins encoded together in one Impatiens glandulifera chromosome 1, dImpGla2.1, whole genome shotgun sequence window:
- the LOC124920942 gene encoding probable acyl-activating enzyme 16, chloroplastic isoform X2: MYASVAVSTLSNPLSSISASTDTTGTIAQSSLHRRCAFQYLPTARRIWKPIPSSRKRIRNCTTRHFSVHGESKTEEVQNRRCSPLLESEYLANDAYISAPDQWKTVPDIWRSSAEKFGDRVALVDSYHHPPSTMTYKQLEQGILDFSEGLRVAGVKPGEKLALFADNSCRWLVADQGIMTTGAINVVRGSRSSVNELLQIFNHSESIALVVDSPELFNQIAETFYSGATMRFVVLLWGEKTSLTKKVPEGLSVYLYNEIIELGHESRRLLLDSHDARQRYTYEAINSDDVATLVYTSGTTGNPKGVMLTHKNLLHQVNNLWDIVPAVPGDRFLSMLPPWHAYERACEYFIFTCGIEQVYTTVKHLKDDLRKYQPNYIISVPLVYETLYSGIQKQISSSPPVRKFVAYLLISVSLAYMDFKRVYEGKYLTKSQKQHPFLIAAVDWLWARVVAAILFPLHILATKLVYKKIHTAIGISKAGISGGGSLPTHVDRFYEAIGIKLQNGYGLTESSPVVAARRPANNVLGSIGPPLQQTEIKVVDSNTGDDLPHGLKGIVKVKGPQVMKGYYKNEMATKKVLGTDGWLDTGDIGWISPSHSIGRSRNCGGLIVLEGREKDTIVLSTGENVEPSEIEESAIRSVLIQQIVVIGQDQRRLGAIIVPNKEEILVAVKKESGVESNASELSKEKINNLLYNELRNWTSNCSFKIGPFIVVDDPFTIENGLLTPTMKVRRDRVIALYGEQINNMYK; the protein is encoded by the exons CTCAACTCTGTCAAATCCTTTGTCTTCCATTTCCGCTTCCACGGATACAACGGGAACCATCGCTCAAAGTTCACTTCATCGGCGATGCGCTTTTCAATATCTACCTACCGCCCGCAGAATTTGGAAACCGATTCCATCCTCTCGAAAACGCATCCGCAATTGCACTACTCGACATTTCAGTGTCCATGGCGAGTCCAAG ACAGAGGAAGTGCAAAACAGACGATGTTCACCTTTATTAGAGAGTGAATATCTTGCCAATGATGCATATATATCAGCTCCTGATCAATGGAAGACAGTTCCAGATATCTGGAGGTCTTCAGCTGAAAAATTTGGTGATCGGGTAGCACTAGTAGATTCATATCATCATCCACCTTCCACTATGACTTATAAACAG CTTGAGCAGGGAATTTTGGACTTCTCAGAAGGTCTCAGGGTTGCTGGAGTAAAACCAGGGGAAAAGTTGGCCCTTTTTGCAGATAATTCCTGTCGGTGGCTTGTTGCAGATCAAG GTATTATGACCACTGGAGCAATTAATGTAGTAAGGGGGTCAAGGTCATCTGTTAATGAACTATTACAAATATTCAACCACTCTGAAAG TATTGCACTTGTTGTAGACAGTCCTGAATTGTTCAATCAGATTGCTGAGACCTTTTATTCAGGGGCAACTATGAGATTTGTTGTTCTACTTTGGGGTGAGAAAACAAGCCTAACTAAGAAAGTGCCAGAAGGGTTGTCGGTTTACCTTTACAATGAAATCATTGAGTTGGGACATGAAAGCCGTAGGCTTTTGCTTGATTCTCATGATGCAA GGCAGCGATACACTTATGAAGCCATAAACTCTGATGATGTTGCTACTCTTGTGTATACAAGTGGAACCACTGGAAATCCTAAAGGGGTGATGCTTACACATAAAAATCTGTTGCACCAG GTAAATAATCTATGGGACATCGTACCCGCTGTACCTGGGGACAGATTCCTAAGCATGTTACCTCCGTGGCATGCATATGAACGAGCTTGcgagtattttatatttacatgtGGAATTGAGCAAGTATATACTACAGTGAAACATCTAAAG GATGATCTGCGGAAGTATCAGCCAAACTATATAAtttctgttcctttggtatatGAAACACTTTATAG TGGTATTCAGAAGCAGATTTCTTCAAGCCCCCCTGTTCGAAAGTTTGTGGCATATTTACTTATTAGTGTCAGTCTGGCATACATGGACTTTAAGAGAGTATATGAG GGGAAATATTTGACAAAGAGCCAAAAGCAACATCCATTTCTTATTGCAGCAGTTGACTGGTTATGGGCAAGAGTAGTTGCTGCCATATTGTTTCCATTGCATATATTGGCAACAAAGCTTgtctataaaaaaattcataccgCTATAGGGATTTCTAAG GCTGGAATAAGTGGAGGTGGTAGCTTACCTACACATGTTGACAGATTCTATGAG GCTATTGGTATAAAACTACAAAATGGGTATGGTTTGACAGAATCATCTCCTGTTGTAGCTGCTCGTCGTCCTGCAAAtaat GTTCTTGGCTCAATTGGACCCCCTCTTCAACAAACAGAGATAAAAGTGGTAGATTCTAACACAGGTGATGATCTTCCTCATGGCTTAAAAGGTATCGTAAAAGTCAAGGGGCCACAAGTAATGAAGGGTTACTATAAG AATGAAATGGCTACCAAGAAAGTCTTAGGTACAGATGGATGGTTGGATACTGGTGATATTGGATGGATTTCTCCTTCGCATTCAATAGGGCGCAGTCGCAATTGTGGAGGTTTGATAGTTCTTGAAGGACGTGAAAAGGATACTATTGTTCTTTCCACAG GTGAGAATGTTGAGCCTTCAGAAATAGAAGAATCAGCAATTAGGAGTGTTTTAATCCAGCAGATTGTGGTTATTGGACAG GATCAAAGGCGTCTTGGAGCTATTATAGTTCCGAACAAAGAAGAGATTTTAGTGGCAGTGAAGAAGGAATCTGGTGTGGAGTCCAATGCCTCTGAACTCAGTAAAGAGAAGATTAATAATCTCTTGTATAACGAACTAAGGAACTG GACATCAAACTGCTCCTTTAAAATCGGACCATTCATAGTTGTCGACGATCCTTTTACG ATTGAGAATGGGTTATTGACACCAACTATGAAGGTACGCAGGGATCGAGTGATAGCCTTATACGGGGAGCAAATAAACAATATGTACAAATGA
- the LOC124920942 gene encoding probable acyl-activating enzyme 16, chloroplastic isoform X1: MYASVAVSTLSNPLSSISASTDTTGTIAQSSLHRRCAFQYLPTARRIWKPIPSSRKRIRNCTTRHFSVHGESKTEEVQNRRCSPLLESEYLANDAYISAPDQWKTVPDIWRSSAEKFGDRVALVDSYHHPPSTMTYKQLEQGILDFSEGLRVAGVKPGEKLALFADNSCRWLVADQGIMTTGAINVVRGSRSSVNELLQIFNHSESIALVVDSPELFNQIAETFYSGATMRFVVLLWGEKTSLTKKVPEGLSVYLYNEIIELGHESRRLLLDSHDAISGQRYTYEAINSDDVATLVYTSGTTGNPKGVMLTHKNLLHQVNNLWDIVPAVPGDRFLSMLPPWHAYERACEYFIFTCGIEQVYTTVKHLKDDLRKYQPNYIISVPLVYETLYSGIQKQISSSPPVRKFVAYLLISVSLAYMDFKRVYEGKYLTKSQKQHPFLIAAVDWLWARVVAAILFPLHILATKLVYKKIHTAIGISKAGISGGGSLPTHVDRFYEAIGIKLQNGYGLTESSPVVAARRPANNVLGSIGPPLQQTEIKVVDSNTGDDLPHGLKGIVKVKGPQVMKGYYKNEMATKKVLGTDGWLDTGDIGWISPSHSIGRSRNCGGLIVLEGREKDTIVLSTGENVEPSEIEESAIRSVLIQQIVVIGQDQRRLGAIIVPNKEEILVAVKKESGVESNASELSKEKINNLLYNELRNW, translated from the exons CTCAACTCTGTCAAATCCTTTGTCTTCCATTTCCGCTTCCACGGATACAACGGGAACCATCGCTCAAAGTTCACTTCATCGGCGATGCGCTTTTCAATATCTACCTACCGCCCGCAGAATTTGGAAACCGATTCCATCCTCTCGAAAACGCATCCGCAATTGCACTACTCGACATTTCAGTGTCCATGGCGAGTCCAAG ACAGAGGAAGTGCAAAACAGACGATGTTCACCTTTATTAGAGAGTGAATATCTTGCCAATGATGCATATATATCAGCTCCTGATCAATGGAAGACAGTTCCAGATATCTGGAGGTCTTCAGCTGAAAAATTTGGTGATCGGGTAGCACTAGTAGATTCATATCATCATCCACCTTCCACTATGACTTATAAACAG CTTGAGCAGGGAATTTTGGACTTCTCAGAAGGTCTCAGGGTTGCTGGAGTAAAACCAGGGGAAAAGTTGGCCCTTTTTGCAGATAATTCCTGTCGGTGGCTTGTTGCAGATCAAG GTATTATGACCACTGGAGCAATTAATGTAGTAAGGGGGTCAAGGTCATCTGTTAATGAACTATTACAAATATTCAACCACTCTGAAAG TATTGCACTTGTTGTAGACAGTCCTGAATTGTTCAATCAGATTGCTGAGACCTTTTATTCAGGGGCAACTATGAGATTTGTTGTTCTACTTTGGGGTGAGAAAACAAGCCTAACTAAGAAAGTGCCAGAAGGGTTGTCGGTTTACCTTTACAATGAAATCATTGAGTTGGGACATGAAAGCCGTAGGCTTTTGCTTGATTCTCATGATGCAA TTTCAGGGCAGCGATACACTTATGAAGCCATAAACTCTGATGATGTTGCTACTCTTGTGTATACAAGTGGAACCACTGGAAATCCTAAAGGGGTGATGCTTACACATAAAAATCTGTTGCACCAG GTAAATAATCTATGGGACATCGTACCCGCTGTACCTGGGGACAGATTCCTAAGCATGTTACCTCCGTGGCATGCATATGAACGAGCTTGcgagtattttatatttacatgtGGAATTGAGCAAGTATATACTACAGTGAAACATCTAAAG GATGATCTGCGGAAGTATCAGCCAAACTATATAAtttctgttcctttggtatatGAAACACTTTATAG TGGTATTCAGAAGCAGATTTCTTCAAGCCCCCCTGTTCGAAAGTTTGTGGCATATTTACTTATTAGTGTCAGTCTGGCATACATGGACTTTAAGAGAGTATATGAG GGGAAATATTTGACAAAGAGCCAAAAGCAACATCCATTTCTTATTGCAGCAGTTGACTGGTTATGGGCAAGAGTAGTTGCTGCCATATTGTTTCCATTGCATATATTGGCAACAAAGCTTgtctataaaaaaattcataccgCTATAGGGATTTCTAAG GCTGGAATAAGTGGAGGTGGTAGCTTACCTACACATGTTGACAGATTCTATGAG GCTATTGGTATAAAACTACAAAATGGGTATGGTTTGACAGAATCATCTCCTGTTGTAGCTGCTCGTCGTCCTGCAAAtaat GTTCTTGGCTCAATTGGACCCCCTCTTCAACAAACAGAGATAAAAGTGGTAGATTCTAACACAGGTGATGATCTTCCTCATGGCTTAAAAGGTATCGTAAAAGTCAAGGGGCCACAAGTAATGAAGGGTTACTATAAG AATGAAATGGCTACCAAGAAAGTCTTAGGTACAGATGGATGGTTGGATACTGGTGATATTGGATGGATTTCTCCTTCGCATTCAATAGGGCGCAGTCGCAATTGTGGAGGTTTGATAGTTCTTGAAGGACGTGAAAAGGATACTATTGTTCTTTCCACAG GTGAGAATGTTGAGCCTTCAGAAATAGAAGAATCAGCAATTAGGAGTGTTTTAATCCAGCAGATTGTGGTTATTGGACAG GATCAAAGGCGTCTTGGAGCTATTATAGTTCCGAACAAAGAAGAGATTTTAGTGGCAGTGAAGAAGGAATCTGGTGTGGAGTCCAATGCCTCTGAACTCAGTAAAGAGAAGATTAATAATCTCTTGTATAACGAACTAAGGAACTGGTAA
- the LOC124921238 gene encoding dnaJ homolog subfamily C member 17-like — protein MGDELDHYSILGLSSGEEGAKYSDIEIKKAYRKKALELHPDKRQDDKQAHADIQQLNASYAILKDEKARKLFDDLLRVKQKKILRQSQSQSQSHRDIVRDPKRQKMMSDLEEREQAAFANDHVAKAREEEEIIARKLKEEIARIRAMHTKAVPSTTSNMKGQEKVGGMKNKEKMLKVSWKKFGEDYTAQRLRELFEKFGKVEAVIKSSKKRGSALVVMVSKESAFAATGSVSGSLSNPLLVQPLHPVAASTFQVPQEKFEREEANSSSFVGAGYQAFEDSILKKLEKVLSVQHYQGSVCPSFS, from the exons ATGGGTGATGAATTAGATCATTACAGTATTCTTGGATTGTCATCTGGAGAAGAAGGGGCAAAATATTCTgatatagaaattaaaaaagCCTATAGGAAGAAAGCTTTGGAGTTGCATCCTGACAAAAGACAAGATGATAAACAGGCTCATGCTGATATTCAGCAACTTAATGCATCTTATGCTATTTTGAAAGATGAAAAAGCTAGAAAATTGTTTGATGATCTCCTCAGAGTTAAACAAAAGAAGATTCTCCGTCAGTCACAGTCACAGTCACAGTCACATCGTGATATTGTACGTGATCCCAAGCGACAGAAAATGATGTCGGATCTTGAAGAAAGAGAACAAGCTGCTTTTGCAAATGACCATGTGGCTAAGGCAcgtgaagaagaagagataattGCTAGGAAACTTAAAGAAGAGATTGCTAGAATTCGAGCAATGCATACCAAAGCTGTTCCATCAACAACATCCAACATGAAAGGACAGGAAAAGGTGGGAGGGATGAAGAACAAAGAGAAGATGCTAAAGGTATCTTGGAAGAAATTTGGGGAGGATTATACTGCTCAAAGACTAAGGGAGTTGTTTGAGAAATTTGGTAAAGTTGAAGCTGTGATTAAGAGCTCCAAAAAAAGAGGTTCTGCACTTGTTGTGATGGTCTCTAAGGAGTCAGCT TTTGCTGCCACTGGAAGTGTCAGTGGTTCTCTTTCAAATCCTCTTCTAGTTCAACCTCTTCATCCAGTTGCAGCTTCTACTTTCCAAGTTCCACAAGAAAAATTTGAAAGAGAGGAGGCAAACTCCAGTAGTTTTGTTGGTGCTGGATATCAAGCATTTGAAGATTCAATTTTGAAGAAACTTGAAAAGGTACTATCTGTTCAGCATTACCAAGGTTCGGTGTGTCCTAGTTTTTcatga